A window of the Cutaneotrichosporon cavernicola HIS019 DNA, chromosome: 6 genome harbors these coding sequences:
- a CDS encoding uncharacterized protein (Cyclin): MSAVAGPHTVMEPSYFGPSWVMPATEYDHHLGYAPDMAMEEQFVKAEPNHVARPVHSAFQALSINSTTAAPAPAPQRPLSPPPSSKKIDMRLAEPGSDESKPGYLTPMAQYTSTTFWYFWHADMFSSSLAHSPLMNRRQSKDIRKSKSRPFDNEGRAIHPVPINPNLPFCQFVFSVLHSTQVSFSVTILALIYTHKYKKCLALGRRPPFHREVSEAQGFITGLMLANKYLDDNTYTNTTWAQFLGIPVKDVNDYELEWLDALHFNLRVGIREFDSWRSMLDTHIRYQRAGALSGYVFPAAGGRAQSASPPLVLQHGAAANQTPLKRTAKDAFSADVLHNTSMYEAARVSARKASMSGQQFPVTSLPTPVPSLPSVSPTDPTYPTLARSSSLSRQIARLPAPGSQRSSAGQEQMAPEIADLRQAALANNTWGAHQQVAEPIDFGQDERWRLAPSQPRLYFLQAAATPQFGPDPRYHKAIPHYLEAGHESGFEFNPYAMASVMAAASVGADSMDLDPSQVDLASPMDPLYSAQQQQSAMQAAQQQGYRGMSMPIAPVPTHFVNPQPGQFANAGPPGYAYGSFAWPAPPSVSWRHQHWRPGHAQRWSSGSDDAYLAMQPPPMCHTAAASQWSTPAVHPAVYPAYRTQF; this comes from the exons ATGTCTGCAGTCGCCGGTCCCCATACCGTCATGGAACCTTCCTACTTTGGCCCATCCTGGGTCATGCCTGCAACCGAGTACGACCACCACCTTGGCTACGCGCCAGAcatggcgatggaggagcagtttgtcaaggccgagccCAACCACGTTGCTCGCCCTGTCCACTCTGCGTTCCAGGCATTATCGATCAATTCCACGACTGCAGCACCCGCACCTGCGCCGCAACGACCGCTATCCCCACCTCCGTCCTCGAAGAAGATTGACATGCGACTGGCTGAGCCCGGGAGTGACGAGTCCAAGCCCGGTTACCTTACGCCCATGGCGCAGTACACAT CCACAACGTTTTGGTACTTCTGGCACGCGGACATGTTCTCATCTTCGCTGGCTCACAGCCCGCTGATGAACCGTCGCCAGAGCAAGGATATTCGCAAGTCCAAGTCTCGTCCATTCGACAACGAAGGGCGAGCGATTCACCCAGTCCCGATCAACcccaaccttcccttcTGTCAGTTCGTCTTCTCCGTCCTCCACAGCACCCAGGTGTCCTTCTCGGTCACCattctcgccctcatctACACCCACAAGTACAAGAAGTGTCTCGCACTAGGACGGCGACCACCGTTCCATCGCGAGGTGTCCGAGGCGCAGGGGTTCATCACGGGCTTGATGCTTGCCAACAAGTATCTCGACGACAACACGTACACCAACACCACTTGGGCACAGTTCCTCGGCATCCCGGTCAAGGACGTCAACGACTATGAGCTCGAGTGGCTGGACGCATTGCACTTCAACCTGCGTGTCGGGATACGCGAGTTTGACAGTTGGCGCTCGATGCTCGACACGCATATTCGCTATcagcgcgccggcgccctCTCTGGATACGTCTTCCccgcggcgggcggccgCGCCCAGTCGGCGTCGCCTCCGCTGGTTCTGCAGCATGGCGCAGCCGCCAACCAGACTCCACTCAAACGGACGGCCAAGGATGCGTTCTCTGCTGACGTGCTCCACAACACCTCGATGTacgaggctgcgcgcgtTAGTGCACGCAAGGCCTCCATGTCCGGGCAGCAGTTCCCCGTCACATCCTTACCAACACCTGTCCCATCACTTCCTTCGGTATCACCCACCGATCCGACGTACCCTACTCTGGctcgctcgtcctcgctcagCCGACAGATCGCTCGTCTTCCCGCCCCAGGATCGCAACGCAGCTCGGCTGGCCAGGAGCAGATGGCGCCAGAAATTGCCGACCTGCGCCAGGCTGCGCTCGCTAACAACACCTGGGGAGCGCACCAGCAGGTGGCTGAACCGATCGATTTTGGGCAGGATGAGCGGTGGCGCTTGGCGCCTTCGCAGCCGCGCCTGTACTTCTTACAGGCGGCAGCAACACCACAGTTCGGTCCCGATCCCCGCTACCACAAGGCGATACCCCACTACCTCGAAGCCGGTCACGAGTCTGGCTTCGAGTTCAACCCATACGCCATGGCGTCTGTCATGGCAGCCGCTTCTGTTGGGGCGGACTCGATGGACCTCGACCCGAGCCAGGTCGACCTGGCTTCGCCCATGGACCCACTCTACTctgcgcagcagcagcagagTGCGATGCAGGCTGCGCAACAGCAGGGGTACCGCGGTATGAGCATGCCAATCGCTCCGGTCCCGACCCACTTTGTGAACCCCCAGCCGGGCCAGTTTGCCAACGCCGGGCCTCCCGGCTACGCGTACGGGTCGTTCGCCTGGCCTGCGCCCCCGTCCGTCAGCTGGCGCCACCAGCACTGGCGTCCAGGGCACGCGCAGCGCTGGTCCTCTGGGTCAGACGACGCATACCTGGCGATGCAACCTCCCCCCATGTGCCACACGGCTGCCGCGTCGCAATGGTCGACTCCGGCAGTGCACCCGGCAGTGTATCCTGCCTACCGGACCCAGTTTTGA